A part of Sugiyamaella lignohabitans strain CBS 10342 chromosome D, complete sequence genomic DNA contains:
- the PGK1 gene encoding phosphoglycerate kinase (3-phosphoglycerate kinase; catalyzes transfer of high-energy phosphoryl groups from the acyl phosphate of 1,3-bisphosphoglycerate to ADP to produce ATP; key enzyme in glycolysis and gluconeogenesis; GO_component: GO:0005737 - cytoplasm [Evidence IEA,IEA]; GO_component: GO:0005737 - cytoplasm [Evidence IDA] [PMID 11914276]; GO_component: GO:0005739 - mitochondrion [Evidence IDA] [PMID 16823961]; GO_component: GO:0005739 - mitochondrion [Evidence IDA] [PMID 16962558]; GO_component: GO:0005886 - plasma membrane [Evidence IDA] [PMID 16622836]; GO_function: GO:0005524 - ATP binding [Evidence IEA]; GO_function: GO:0016301 - kinase activity [Evidence IEA]; GO_function: GO:0000166 - nucleotide binding [Evidence IEA]; GO_function: GO:0004618 - phosphoglycerate kinase activity [Evidence IEA,IEA]; GO_function: GO:0004618 - phosphoglycerate kinase activity [Evidence IDA] [PMID 6254992]; GO_function: GO:0016740 - transferase activity [Evidence IEA]; GO_process: GO:0006094 - gluconeogenesis [Evidence IMP] [PMID 400791]; GO_process: GO:0006096 - glycolytic process [Evidence IEA,IEA,IEA]; GO_process: GO:0006096 - glycolytic process [Evidence IMP] [PMID 400791]; GO_process: GO:0016310 - phosphorylation [Evidence IEA]), with amino-acid sequence MSLSNKLTIKDLDLKGKRVFIRVDVDFNVPLDGKTITNNQRIVAALPSIKYAKEQGAKAIILASHLGRPNGEVNEKYSLKPVADELSKLLDTKVAFLHDSVGPEVEAYVNKADNGEIILLENVRFHIEEEGSAKKDGQKIKADPAKVKEFREQLTKLADVYVNDAFGTSHRAHSSVVGLEVPQRAAGFLVSKELSFFAKALENPERPFLAILGGAKISDKIQLIDNLITKVNSLIIGGGMAFTFKKTLDNVEIGESLFDEAGSKVVASLVEKAKANNVELVFPVDYVTADKFDKDANVGSATDKSGIPSGWQGLDCGPESIKLYEAAISKAKTILWNGPPGVFEFEKFANGSKQTLNAVVKAAQNGSTVIIGGGDTATVAKKFGAEDKVSHVSTGGGASLELLEGKVLPGVAALSDKE; translated from the exons ATGTCTCTTTCCAACAAACTCACTATCAAGGACCTCGACCTCAAGGGCAAGCGGGTGTTCATCCGTGTTG ACGTAGATTTCAATGTCCCTTTGGATGGTAAGACTATTACCAATAACCAGAGAATCGTTGCTGCTCTTCCTTCGATCAAGTATGCTAAGGAACAGGGTGCTAAGGCGATTATTTTGGCTTCGCACTTGGGCAGACCTAATGGTGAGGTCAATGAGAAGTACTCGTTGAAGCCTGTTGCTGATGAGCTTTCGAAGCTTTTGGATACTAAGGTAGCCTTTTTGCATGACAGTGTTGGACCTGAGGTCGAGGCTTACGTTAATAAGGCCGACAATGGCGAGATCATTCTTTTGGAGAATGTCCGTTTCCACATCGAGGAAGAGGGTTCTGCTAAGAAGGACGGCCAGAAGATCAAGGCTGATCCTGCTAAGGTTAAGGAGTTCCGTGAACAATTGACTAAACTTGCTGATGTTTATGTCAATGATGCTTTTGGTACTTCACACCGTGCTCATTCTTCGGTTGTTGGTCTGGAAGTTCCTCAAAGAGCCGCTGGTTTCCTTGTTTCTAAGGAACTCAGTTTCTTTGCCAAGGCTCTTGAGAACCCCGAACGTCCTTTCTTGGCTATTTTGGGAGGTGCTAAGATTTCCGACAAGAtccaattgattgataaCCTGATCACCAAGGTCAATAGTTTGAtcattggtggtggtatggCTTTCACTTTCAAGAAGACTCTTGATAATGTCGAGATTGGCGAGTCGTTGTTCGACGAGGCCGGTTCCAAGGTTGTTGCCAGTTTGGTCGAGAAGGCCAAGGCTAATAATGTCGAGCTTGTTTTCCCTGTTGACTATGTCACTGCTGATAAGTTTGATAAGGACGCTAATGTCGGTTCTGCTACTGACAAGTCCGGTATCCCCAGCGGATGGCAAGGTTTGGACTGTGGTCCCGAGAGTATCAAGCTTTACGAGGCTGCTATTTCCAAGGCCAAGACCATTCTCTGGAACGGTCCTCCTGGTGTTTTCGAATTCGAGAAGTTCGCCAACGGAAGCAAGCAAACTCTTAACGCTGTTGTCAAGGCCGCTCAAAACGGTTCTACCGTCATCATTGGCGGTGGTGACACTGCTACTGTCGCCAAGAAGTTCGGTGCCGAGGACAAGGTCTCGCACGTGTCCaccggtggtggtgcttcCTTGGAGCTCCTCGAGGGCAAGGTCCTTCCTGGTGTCGCTGCTCTCTCCGACAAGGAATAA
- the GYP5 gene encoding Gyp5p (GTPase-activating protein (GAP) for yeast Rab family members; involved in ER to Golgi trafficking; exhibits GAP activity toward Ypt1p that is stimulated by Gyl1p, also acts on Sec4p; interacts with Gyl1p, Rvs161p and Rvs167p; involved in recruiting Rvs167p to the bud tip during polarized growth; relocalizes from bud neck to cytoplasm upon DNA replication stress; GYP5 has a paralog, GYL1, that arose from the whole genome duplication; GO_component: GO:0005798 - Golgi-associated vesicle [Evidence IDA] [PMID 15331637]; GO_component: GO:0005933 - cellular bud [Evidence IEA]; GO_component: GO:0005935 - cellular bud neck [Evidence IEA]; GO_component: GO:0005935 - cellular bud neck [Evidence IDA] [PMID 15331637]; GO_component: GO:0005935 - cellular bud neck [Evidence IDA] [PMID 22842922]; GO_component: GO:0005934 - cellular bud tip [Evidence IDA] [PMID 15331637]; GO_component: GO:0005934 - cellular bud tip [Evidence IDA] [PMID 22842922]; GO_component: GO:0005737 - cytoplasm [Evidence IEA,IEA]; GO_component: GO:0005737 - cytoplasm [Evidence IDA] [PMID 22842922]; GO_component: GO:0005829 - cytosol [Evidence IDA] [PMID 12189143]; GO_component: GO:0000131 - incipient cellular bud site [Evidence IDA] [PMID 15331637]; GO_component: GO:0005886 - plasma membrane [Evidence IDA] [PMID 15331637]; GO_function: GO:0005096 - GTPase activator activity [Evidence IEA]; GO_function: GO:0005097 - Rab GTPase activator activity [Evidence IEA]; GO_function: GO:0005097 - Rab GTPase activator activity [Evidence IGI,IPI,ISS] [PMID 12189143]; GO_function: GO:0005097 - Rab GTPase activator activity [Evidence IGI,IPI] [PMID 15802519]; GO_process: GO:0006888 - ER to Golgi vesicle-mediated transport [Evidence IGI,IPI] [PMID 15802519]; GO_process: GO:0006887 - exocytosis [Evidence IEA]; GO_process: GO:0043547 - positive regulation of GTPase activity [Evidence IEA]; GO_process: GO:0032851 - positive regulation of Rab GTPase activity [Evidence IEA]; GO_process: GO:0015031 - protein transport [Evidence IEA]; GO_process: GO:0032313 - regulation of Rab GTPase activity [Evidence IEA]; GO_process: GO:0006810 - transport [Evidence IEA]; GO_process: GO:0016192 - vesicle-mediated transport [Evidence IEA]; GO_process: GO:0016192 - vesicle-mediated transport [Evidence IGI] [PMID 12189143]), with protein MQHQNLESVSITDSSVDFAKSVIVTKTKEISSVEDDVCSIVDDASSESTRFDVCSENEKALASETPAVVQFKTQAETESEAEAEAEADSRSDSEFTLNSPSISVDLYQSEANDEANDDACDKGMKADGSAAVSAVSSARSRSGTMSEVASIASDTRSVAASFAPSVASASPGAIDWESLTDIEMRMVTESDSLKLIFARRDFLLVQEAEYMSDNEGDESTETMARPDISCEEVREILLQAHSVIDSSSLVPGSQASATSLYPWKDIPMLKIADPSFYDTNELALWSAIISDYRKTSVKVPKYTSMMVYSGIPPALRGRVWKAMANAYSPTLLSLYDSLAAESTHFAKIIARDLNRTFPEISLFREKSGNGQAMLGRVMRAYSAYDIQVGYCQGLTFLVGPLLLHMNDRDAFCVMVRLMEDYDLRSMFTADMAGVPLRMYQFEYLLADILPELYEHFQKLGISTIYVSQWFLSMFAVTCPLSMLVRIFDLIFCEGAIPTLMRTSLAIMKRNQAQLLEFDDEEPILELLLGKSLWEVYNLDADLLCSDITSIDAAQVLHGLEVAERGYLSMGKLERARSRKNRGKIFGRGLNLTPKSPNKTPSSASASAQSSPSKLDKKPSRFFKWTSAATETPVINYPVDEEDTTMITATNKRGHKTLSTASTIKRTLSQGSLSSGSTMSSNLDDVFDSSNDDDSDDIDAQSAVVSTLDIKQPKSLSVSHSNPTLTRSPSELQLSQSLEIERKERQVDKDIFQSLLAQIPSEVIQSNPQLMSLSNELCQRLQISNDALNNTTPNTSCSSCDRLLLDLATARTNEALARQELDLLQDEMAHLKCEYPSVPVPKPQPTIHKSPSKWNLW; from the coding sequence ATGCAGCACCAGAATTTGGAGTCTGTTAGTATTACTGACTCGAGTGTTGACTTTGCCAAGTCGGTCATTGTGACCAAGACGAAAGAGATCAGTTCAGTTGAAGACGATGTGTGCAGTATTGTAGACGATGCGTCGTCTGAGTCGACTCGTTTTGATGTGTGTTCTGAGAATGAAAAGGCTCTTGCTAGTGAGACGCCAGCTGTAGTTCAATTCAAGACTCAAGCTGAGACTGAGtctgaagctgaagctgaagctgaagctgataGTCGTTCCGACTCTGAGTTCACCCTCAACAGCCCGTCTATTTCAGTTGATCTGTATCAGAGCGAGGCTAATGACGAGGCTAATGACGATGCCTGTGATAAAGGTATGAAGGCAGAtggctctgctgctgtttcggCAGTGTCTAGTGCTCGTTCAAGAAGCGGAACCATGTCAGAAGTAGCCTCTATTGCGTCTGATACTCGTTCGGTGGCTGCATCTTTCGCTCCATCGGTGGCCTCGGCTTCGCCAGGCGCCATTGATTGGGAATCATTAACTGATATTGAAATGAGAATGGTCACTGAATCCGATTCTCTCAAACTGATATTTGCTCGTCGTGATTTCTTGCTGGTTCAAGAAGCAGAGTATATGAGCGATAACGAGGGTGACGAGAGTACTGAAACCATGGCTCGCCCTGATATAAGCTGTGAAGAAGTCCGCGAAATCCTGTTACAAGCGCATTCGGTCATTGATTCGTCCAGTCTAGTTCCTGGATCACAAGCTTCTGCTACTAGCTTATACCCATGGAAAGACATTCCCATGCTGAAAATTGCCGACCCTTCTTTTTACGACACCAACGAGCTGGCTCTGTGGTCTGCCATTATCTCGGACTATCGCAAGACCAGTGTCAAAGTCCCAAAATACACTAGTATGATGGTTTATTCGGGAATTCCTCCTGCTCTTCGTGGCAGGGTTTGGAAAGCCATGGCTAATGCCTATTCTCCTACTTTACTCTCTTTATACGATTCATTAGCAGCTGAATCGACTCATTTCGCCAAAATCATTGCTCGTGATTTGAATCGAACGTTTCCTGAAATCAGTTTGTTTCGTGAAAAGAGCGGTAATGGCCAGGCTATGCTGGGTAGAGTCATGAGAGCTTACAGTGCATACGACATCCAGGTCGGTTATTGCCAAGGTTTAACATTCCTTGTAGGTCCTTTGCTTCTTCATATGAATGATCGCGATGCTTTCTGTGTCATGGTCCGTTTGATGGAAGACTACGACCTGAGATCTATGTTCACCGCTGATATGGCAGGCGTGCCGCTGAGAATGTACCAATTTGAGTATTTGCTGGCAGATATTCTTCCTGAATTGTATgaacattttcaaaaattgGGTATTTCCACTATATATGTGTCTCAGTGGTTCTTATCTATGTTTGCTGTGACCTGCCCATTGAGCATGCTAGTACGAATCTTTGATCTGATCTTCTGTGAAGGTGCTATTCCCACTCTGATGCGAACATCTCTAGCTATTATGAAACGAAACCAGGCGCAGCTGCTTGAATTCGATGACGAGGAGCCTATTTTAGAACTGTTACTCGGCAAATCTTTATGGGAAGTATACAACCTCGACGCTGATTTGCTTTGCTCTGATATCACCTCTATCGACGCTGCACAAGTCTTGCACGGACTCGAGGTGGCTGAACGCGGTTATTTATCCATGGGCAAGTTAGAAAGAGCACGTTCGAGAAAGAACAGAGGCAAGATTTTTGGTCGTGGTCTGAATTTGACTCCCAAATCACCAAACAAGACCCCATCATCTGCATCTGCGTCAGCACAGTCAAGTCCCTCTAAACTGGATAAGAAACCCTCGAGATTCTTTAAATGgacttctgctgctactgaaacGCCTGTCATAAACTACCCAgtcgatgaagaagataccACTATGATCACAGCCACCAACAAACGTGGTCATAAAACCctatcaacagcatccacCATCAAACGTACCTTATCACAAGGTTCTCTATCTTCTGGATCTACTATGTCATCCAACTTGGACGATGTATTTGACTCTTCTAATGACGACGACAGTGACGACATTGATGCTCAATCAGCTGTAGTTTCGACTCTCGACATCAAACAACCAAAGTCTCTTTCTGTTTCTCACAGCAACCCCACTTTGACACGTTCGCCATCCGAGCTACAACTTTCACAGTCGCTGGAAATTGAACGCAAAGAACGTCAAGTCGACAAAGACATTTTCCAGTCTCTACTAGCACAGATCCCCTCTGAAGTCATCCAGTCGAATCCACAACTTATGTCTCTGAGCAACGAACTGTGTCAGCGACTTCAAATCTCAAATGATGCACTAAATAACACCACTCCCAATACGTCCTGTTCCAGCTGCGACAGACTTCTCCTGGACCTAGCAACCGCCCGAACGAACGAGGCACTCGCCCGCCAGGAGCTCGACCTCCTTCAGGATGAAATGGCTCATCTCAAGTGCGAGTACCCCTCGGTCCCCGTGCCAAAACCACAACCGACCATCCACAAGTCGCCCAGCAAATGGAATCTCTGGTAG
- the VPS29 gene encoding Vps29p (Subunit of the membrane-associated retromer complex; endosomal protein; essential for endosome-to-Golgi retrograde transport; forms a subcomplex with Vps35p and Vps26p that selects cargo proteins for endosome-to-Golgi retrieval; GO_component: GO:0005768 - endosome [Evidence IPI] [PMID 9700157]; GO_component: GO:0030904 - retromer complex [Evidence IMP,IPI] [PMID 9700157]; GO_component: GO:0030906 - retromer complex, inner shell [Evidence IPI] [PMID 9700157]; GO_function: GO:0008565 - protein transporter activity [Evidence IMP,IPI] [PMID 9700157]; GO_process: GO:0015031 - protein transport [Evidence IEA]; GO_process: GO:0042147 - retrograde transport, endosome to Golgi [Evidence IPI] [PMID 9700157]; GO_process: GO:0006810 - transport [Evidence IEA]) yields MSPSLPLNKVVTHGQLRIGFVAGHSVIPNSDPDALLITARQLDVDMLIWGGSHRVEAYQLEGKFFISPGSATGAFTTGWPEEDVDDETDAANGADVDNTDDHTTESNGTNSTKPPTSTDNDGQTTTTIDSDNKTGDNDDDADDDEHLDSTTPSFCLLDIQGSVCVLYIYSLIDGEVKVDKVSYRKDSP; encoded by the coding sequence ATGTCACCGTCTCTGCCATTAAACAAAGTAGTCACTCATGGTCAACTAAGGATTGGATTTGTGGCTGGTCATTCGGTGATTCCAAACTCAGACCCTGACGCTCTACTCATCACAGCTCGCCAGCTCGATGTCGACATGCTCATCTGGGGAGGGTCTCATCGTGTAGAAGCATATCAATTAGAGGGCAAGTTTTTCATCAGTCCTGGCAGTGCTACGGGTGCTTTCACAACCGGCTGGCCTGAAGAAGACGTCGACGACGAAACTGACGCTGCCAACGGTGCTGACGTTGACAACACCGACGACCATACAACCGAGTCCAACGGAACAAACTCGACCAAACCTCCCACTTCCACTGACAACGACGGTCAAACGACGACAACCATAGACTCCGACAATAAAACCGGCGATAACGACGACGAcgctgacgacgacgagcACCTGGACTCTACGACACCCAGTTTCTGTCTGCTCGACATTCAGGGCTCGGTCTGTGTcctgtatatttatagtCTCATCGACGGCGAGGTCAAGGTCGACAAAGTCAGCTACCGCAAAGACTCGCCCTAA
- the SHM2 gene encoding glycine hydroxymethyltransferase SHM2 (Cytosolic serine hydroxymethyltransferase; converts serine to glycine plus 5,10 methylenetetrahydrofolate; major isoform involved in generating precursors for purine, pyrimidine, amino acid, and lipid biosynthesis; GO_component: GO:0005737 - cytoplasm [Evidence IEA,IEA]; GO_component: GO:0005737 - cytoplasm [Evidence IDA] [PMID 12700234]; GO_component: GO:0005737 - cytoplasm [Evidence IMP] [PMID 8132653]; GO_component: GO:0043332 - mating projection tip [Evidence IDA] [PMID 19053807]; GO_component: GO:0005886 - plasma membrane [Evidence IDA] [PMID 16622836]; GO_function: GO:0003824 - catalytic activity [Evidence IEA]; GO_function: GO:0004372 - glycine hydroxymethyltransferase activity [Evidence IEA,IEA]; GO_function: GO:0004372 - glycine hydroxymethyltransferase activity [Evidence IMP] [PMID 8132653]; GO_function: GO:0004372 - glycine hydroxymethyltransferase activity [Evidence IMP] [PMID 9398220]; GO_function: GO:0030170 - pyridoxal phosphate binding [Evidence IEA]; GO_function: GO:0016740 - transferase activity [Evidence IEA]; GO_process: GO:0006563 - L-serine metabolic process [Evidence IEA]; GO_process: GO:0006544 - glycine metabolic process [Evidence IEA]; GO_process: GO:0006730 - one-carbon metabolic process [Evidence IEA]; GO_process: GO:0006730 - one-carbon metabolic process [Evidence IMP] [PMID 8132653]; GO_process: GO:0006730 - one-carbon metabolic process [Evidence IGI,IMP] [PMID 9398220]; GO_process: GO:0035999 - tetrahydrofolate interconversion [Evidence IEA]) yields the protein MSSYALSESHRHLLEEHVAEFDPEVAGIMKDEIARQRESIVLIASENFTSRAVFDALGSPMCNKYSEGYPGARYYGGNQHIDRIETLCQNRALEAFHVTADKWGVNVQTLSGSPANLQVYQAIMKPHERLMGLDLPHGGHLSHGYQTDARKISAVSTYFETMPYRVDLETGLIDYDMLEKTAVLFRPKVLVAGTSAYCRLIDYKRMREIADKVGAYLVVDMAHISGLIAAQVIPSPFEYADIVTTTTHKSLRGPRGAMIFFRRGVRSVNAKTGKEVLYDLEGPINFSVFPGHQGGPHNHTITALAVALKQANTPEFVAYQKQVLKNAKALEEAFKALNYTLVSNGTDSHMVLVSLRDKGIDGARIETVCELINIALNKNSIPGDKSALVPGGVRIGAPAMSTRGLGEEDFKRIVSYIDAAVKYSIDVQSNLPKEANKLKDFKATVAKDEDGRLAKLKAEITAWAQEFPLPV from the coding sequence ATGTCTTCTTACGCATTATCTGAGTCACACCGACACTTGCTCGAGGAGCATGTCGCTGAGTTTGATCCTGAAGTCGCAGGAATCATGAAGGATGAGATTGCTCGTCAAAGAGAGTCAATTGTCTTAATTGCTTCTGAGAACTTCACTTCTCGTGCTGTTTTCGATGCACTTGGATCTCCTATGTGTAACAAGTACTCTGAGGGATACCCAGGTGCTCGTTACTACGGTGGTAACCAACACATTGATCGTATTGAGACCTTGTGTCAAAACCGTGCTTTGGAGGCTTTCCATGTCACTGCTGATAAGTGGGGTGTCAATGTTCAAACCTTGAGTGGATCTCCTGCCAACTTGCAAGTTTACCAAGCTATTATGAAGCCTCATGAGAGACTCATGGGTCTTGACTTGCCTCATGGTGGTCACTTGTCTCATGGATATCAGACTGATGCTCGTAAGATCTCTGCTGTTTCGACCTATTTCGAGACCATGCCTTACCGTGTTGATCTTGAAACCGGTTTGATTGATTACGATATGTTGGAGAAGACTGCTGTTTTGTTCCGTCCTAAGGttcttgttgctggtacTTCTGCTTACTGCAGACTCATTGACTACAAGAGAATGAGAGAGATTGCTGACAAGGTCGGTGCTTACTTGGTGGTTGATATGGCCCACATTTCTGGTCTGATTGCTGCTCAAGTGATCCCCAGTCCTTTTGAGTATGCTGATATTGTCACCACTACTACCCACAAGTCGCTTCGTGGACCTCGTGGTGCTATGATCTTCTTCAGACGTGGTGTTCGTTCTGTCAACGCCAAGACTGGTAAGGAGGTTTTGTATGATCTCGAGGGTCCTATTAACTTCTCTGTTTTCCCCGGACACCAAGGAGGTCCTCATAACCACACCATCACCGCCCTTGCTGTTGCACTTAAACAAGCTAACACTCCTGAGTTTGTTGCTTACCAAAAGCAAGTTCTTAAAAACGCCAAGGCTCTTGAAGAGGCTTTCAAGGCTTTGAACTACACTCTTGTTTCCAACGGTACTGACTCGCACATGGTTCTTGTTTCTCTCCGTGACAAGGGTATTGACGGTGCTCGTATCGAGACTGTTTGTGAGCTTATCAACATTGCTCTTAACAAGAACTCTATCCCCGGTGACAAGTCTGCTCTTGTTCCCGGTGGTGTTCGTATTGGAGCTCCTGCCATGTCCACTCGTGGTCTTGGCGAGGAGGATTTCAAGCGCATTGTGTCCTACATCGATGCTGCCGTCAAGTACTCCATCGACGTCCAATCCAACCTTCCCAAGGAGGCCAACAAACTCAAGGATTTCAAGGCCACTGTCGCCAAGGACGAAGATGGCCGTCTCGCCAAACTCAAGGCCGAAATCACCGCCTGGGCCCAAGAGTTCCCTCTCCCCGTCTAA